One Papaver somniferum cultivar HN1 chromosome 10, ASM357369v1, whole genome shotgun sequence genomic window carries:
- the LOC113318709 gene encoding uncharacterized protein LOC113318709, which yields MLSRGSTQLNRQMSGTKRKQVVSRTLMMDAMQSALLSRAEKPEIWNAIKFGTEPLCSYTQSNNRYSGNGEGEGCSISSWKIPFHTKCESRHLASKHGKLLMRSVTNLMVKVVAEGQSLLATLQEACKELHLLIWSSLIAALKHLCGLMHSL from the exons ATGCTCTCACGAGGGAGCACACAACTTAACAGGCAGATGAGCGGAACAAAAAGAAAGCAag TGGTGTCTCGGACATTGATGATGGATGCTATGCAAAGCGCATTGCTCTCCAGAGCTGAAAAACCAGAGATTTGGAACGCCATCAAGTTTGGAACTG AACCTTTGTGTTCCTACACACAGTCCAATAACAGATATTCTGGAAACGGAGAAG GAGAAGGCTGCAGCATAAGCAGCTGGAAAATCCCCTTCCACACTAAGTGTGAGTCCCGTCATTTGGCCAGTAAACATGGAAAACTTCTCATGAGAAG TGTAACGAACTTAATGGTGAAGGTGGTTGCAGAAGGACAAAGCCTCTTAGCTACACTGCAGGAAGCGTGCAAAGAGCTTCATTTGTTGATTTGGAGTTCTCTCATTGCCGCACTTAAGCATTTGTGTGGACTCATGCACAGCTTGTGA